One genomic window of Camelina sativa cultivar DH55 chromosome 5, Cs, whole genome shotgun sequence includes the following:
- the LOC104785734 gene encoding 4-hydroxybenzoate polyprenyltransferase, mitochondrial-like produces the protein MAFLGLFRVSRRLLRSSVSATPSSSFAVLQSQHKSLPNPVTTHFTKCYPLCNYNYQVWSKGKVLHQDKFLGGVGWNYRLVGGMSSSSVMEGKPKKDDEEKSDGGGVKEASWIDLYLPEGVRGYAKLARLDKPIGTWLLAWPCMWSIALAADPGSLPSFKYMALFGCGALLLRGAGCTINDLLDQDIDTKVDRTRLRPIASGLLTPFQGIQFLGLQLLLGLGILLQLNNYSRVLGASSLLLVFSYPLMKRFTFWPQAFLGLTINWGALLGWTAVKGSIDPAVVLPLYLSGVCWTLVYDTIYAHQDKEDDVKVGVKSTALRFGDNTKLWLTGFGTASMGFLALSGLSADLGWQYYASLAAASGQLGWQIGTADLSSGPDCSRKFVSNKWFGAIIFSGVVLGRSFQ, from the exons ATGGCGTTTTTGGGGCTCTTCCGTGTTTCTCGACGGTTATTGAGATCCTCCGTCTCGGCaactccatcttcttcctttgctgTTTTGCAATCGCAGCATAAATCCTTGCCTAATCCTGTGACTACCCATTTCACCAAGTGTTATCCTTTATGTAATTATAACTATCAAGTATGGAGTAAAGGGAAGGTATTGCATCAGGATAAGTTTCTTGGTGGTGTTGGCTGGAATTATAGATTAGTTGGTGGGATGTCTTCGTCTTCGGTTATGGAGGGAAAGCCTAAGAAAGATGATGAGGAGAagagtgatggtggtggtgttaAGGAAGCTTCTTGGATAGATTTGTATTTACCAGAAGGAGTTAGAGGTTATGCTAAGCTTGCTCGTTTGGATAAACCCATTGGTACTTGGTTGCTTGCTTGGCCCTGTATGTG GTCGATTGCGTTGGCTGCTGATCCTGGAAGCCTTCCAAGTTTTAAATATATGGCTTTGTTCGGTTGCGGAGCACTACTTCTTAGAGGTGCTGGCTGTACTATTAATGATCTGCTTGATCAAGACATAGATACAAAG GTTGATCGTACAAGATTAAGACCTATCGCCAGTGGTCTTTTGACACCATTTCAAGGGATTCAGTTTCTTGGGCTTCAGTTGCTTTTAGGCTTAGGGATTCTTCTCCAACTTAACAACTACAG CCGTGTTTTAGGGGCTTCATCTTTGTTACTTGTTTTCTCCTACCCACTTATGAAGAGGTTTACATTTTGG CCTCAAGCCTTTTTAGGTTTGACCATAAACTGGGGAGCATTGCTAGGATGGACTGCAGTTAAAGGAAGCATAGATCCAGCTGTTGTACTCCCTCTGTATCTCTCGGGAGTTTGCTGGACCCTTGTTTATGATACTATTTACGCACATCAG gacaaagaagatgatgtaAAAGTTGGTGTTAAGTCAACAGCTCTTAGATTCGGTGATAATACAAAGCTCTGGTTAACTGGATTTGGCACAGCATCCATGGGCTTTCTTGCACTCTCTGGACTCAGTGCAGATCTCG GGTGGCAATATTACGCATCACTGGCCGCTGCATCAGGACAGCTAGGATGGCAAATAGGGACAGCTGACTTATCATCTGGTCCTGACTGCAGTAGAAA ATTTGTGTCGAACAAGTGGTTTGGTGCTATCATATTTAGTGGAGTTGTACTTGGAAGAAGTTTTCAATAG
- the LOC104785733 gene encoding MLP-like protein 328 gives MATSGTYVTEVPLKGSADQYYKSWKSENHLFPDAIGQHIQHPTCMSLFTKPVTFKERREIDDANKTLTKRGLEGHPMEDLKVFDVVYQFIPKSEDSCVCKITMMWEKRNDDFPEPSGLMKFVKTMVVDIEGHVTKA, from the exons atggcGACGTCGGGAACATACGTAACTGAGGTTCCTTTGAAAGGATCGGCGGACCAATATTACAAGAGCTGGAAGAGCGAGAACCATCTTTTCCCTGACGCCATCGGCCAGCACATCCAACATCCAACATGCATGTCATTGTTCACGAAG CCGGTGACGTTCAAAGAGAGGAGGGAGATAGATGATGCAAATAAAACGTTGACCAAAAGAGGACTGGAGGGTCACCCGATGGAGGATCTCAAAGTGTTTGACGTCGTCTACCAATTTATTCCCAAATCTGAGGATAGCTGCGTCTGCAAAATCACAATGATGTGGGAGAAGCGCAACGATGATTTTCCTGAACCAAGCGGTCTCATGAAGTTCGTCAAGACCATGGTTGTTGACATTGAGGGTCACGTCACCAAAGCTTAA